In Polaribacter sp. Hel_I_88, the following proteins share a genomic window:
- a CDS encoding peptide-methionine (S)-S-oxide reductase: MELTKIAFGGGCHWCTEAVFQSLIGVAKVEQGWVASTAKNNTFSEAVIVYFNKNQIDLKTLIEIHLSTHKSTSNHSLRNKYRSAIYYIDDHQQEKSKEIIEELQLNFEAKIITQILEFKDFKPSTEEFQNYYQQNPQKPFCEKYINPKLTFLVEKFANQVDKSKISHLNSTI; this comes from the coding sequence ATGGAATTAACCAAAATTGCTTTTGGAGGTGGTTGTCATTGGTGTACAGAAGCCGTTTTTCAATCGTTAATTGGTGTTGCAAAAGTGGAACAAGGTTGGGTTGCATCCACAGCAAAAAACAACACTTTTTCAGAAGCTGTAATTGTATATTTTAATAAGAACCAAATCGATTTAAAAACTTTAATTGAAATTCATTTATCTACACATAAAAGTACCAGCAACCATTCTTTAAGAAACAAATATCGTTCTGCAATTTATTATATTGATGATCATCAACAAGAAAAAAGCAAAGAAATTATTGAAGAATTGCAACTAAATTTTGAGGCTAAAATCATCACTCAAATTTTAGAATTTAAAGATTTTAAACCCTCAACAGAAGAATTTCAAAATTATTATCAACAAAATCCGCAGAAACCTTTTTGCGAAAAATATATCAATCCAAAATTGACTTTTTTAGTAGAAAAATTCGCTAATCAAGTTGATAAAAGTAAAATTTCTCATTTGAATTCGACTATCTAA
- a CDS encoding aldo/keto reductase, whose amino-acid sequence MNLGLGTAALGRPQYINIRQNDVDNSDLEQFRKESFQVLEDAYNAGIRYFDTAPGYGLAEELVYDWLKTKDDNSIEIGTKWGYTYTANFDANATVHEVKEHSLAKLNEQWNFSKQLLPYLKVYQIHSATLETGVLENQEVLNQLAFLKKEYNLQIGVTTTGTNQVEVIKKALNIKVDNNQLFDIFQVTYNFLEQSLIEIVDELQQQNKRIIIKEALANGRVFSNKNYVHYQEMYRSLENLSKKYNVGIDAIALKFCEQTIPKSTILSGASNTKQLKENLKLNDFKLSNNDINLLTSFKTDAEHYWSERKNLAWN is encoded by the coding sequence ATGAATTTAGGACTAGGAACAGCAGCTTTAGGAAGACCTCAGTATATTAATATTCGTCAAAATGATGTTGATAATTCTGATTTAGAACAATTTAGAAAAGAAAGTTTTCAGGTTTTAGAGGATGCTTACAATGCTGGCATTCGATATTTTGATACAGCTCCAGGTTATGGTTTAGCTGAAGAATTGGTATATGATTGGTTAAAAACCAAAGATGACAATTCCATTGAAATTGGCACAAAATGGGGGTATACGTACACTGCAAATTTTGATGCAAATGCAACTGTTCACGAAGTTAAAGAACATAGTTTAGCCAAATTAAATGAGCAATGGAATTTCTCAAAACAACTCCTGCCCTATTTAAAAGTGTATCAAATTCATTCTGCAACTTTAGAAACTGGCGTTTTAGAAAACCAAGAGGTTTTAAATCAATTAGCCTTTTTAAAGAAAGAATATAATTTACAAATCGGTGTAACAACAACTGGCACAAATCAAGTTGAAGTAATTAAAAAAGCTTTAAATATTAAAGTTGATAACAACCAATTATTTGATATTTTTCAAGTAACTTATAATTTTTTAGAACAAAGTTTAATAGAAATTGTTGATGAATTGCAGCAACAAAATAAAAGAATTATAATTAAAGAAGCTTTGGCAAATGGACGCGTTTTTAGCAATAAAAACTACGTTCACTATCAAGAAATGTATAGATCTTTAGAAAATTTATCAAAAAAATACAACGTTGGTATTGATGCAATTGCTTTAAAATTTTGTGAACAAACTATTCCTAAAAGTACTATTTTAAGTGGTGCAAGCAACACAAAGCAACTGAAAGAAAATTTAAAATTGAATGATTTTAAACTTTCTAATAATGATATAAACTTGCTAACTTCTTTTAAAACTGATGCTGAGCATTACTGGTCTGAAAGAAAAAACTTAGCATGGAATTAA
- a CDS encoding DUF427 domain-containing protein translates to MKAIWNNEIIAESKDTIIVENNHYFPENSIKKEYFIPSTTRTVCPWKGEASYYTVVANGKENKDAAWFYGRPFEAANNIKNYVAFWKGVKVTE, encoded by the coding sequence ATGAAAGCAATTTGGAACAACGAAATCATCGCTGAAAGTAAAGACACCATTATTGTAGAAAATAACCATTATTTTCCTGAAAACAGCATCAAAAAAGAATATTTTATACCAAGTACCACAAGAACAGTTTGCCCTTGGAAAGGTGAAGCTTCCTATTATACAGTTGTTGCCAATGGCAAGGAAAATAAAGATGCTGCTTGGTTTTATGGAAGACCTTTTGAGGCTGCAAACAATATAAAAAATTATGTAGCTTTTTGGAAAGGTGTAAAAGTTACAGAGTAA
- a CDS encoding YdiU family protein — MKLNLKNTFIENLPSDKILENSRRQVPEAVFSFVEPKKTANPKVLHVSNEMLQELGITKEEANSEHFKKVVTGNEIYPNTKPYAMCYGGHQFGNWAGQLGDGRAINLFEVEHQHKNWKVQLKGAGETPYSRNADGLAVLRSSIREYLCAEAMFHLGVPTTRSLSLSLSGDQVLRDVLYDGNPAYEKGAIVSRISPSFLRFGNYEIFSARKDVKNLKVLVDYTIKHHFSHLGEPSKENYINFFKEVSERTLQMIIHWQRVGFVHGVMNTDNMSILGLTIDFGPYGWLEGFDFGWTPNTTDRQNKRYRYGNQPNIGLWNLYQLANALYPIIEEVEPLEAILNQYKVDFEAQSFAMMKSKLGLFADDENDLHLIQALEDNLQLVETDMTIFFRLLSDFSDVKTGFHLIENAFYDLENISDEVKMRWINWFEIYQNRLAKETISSEERKEKMDLVNPKYVLRNYMSQLAIDAADKGDYSLIDELYQLLKKPYSEQPKYQKWFAKRPEWARNKVGCSMLSCSS; from the coding sequence ATGAAACTAAACTTAAAAAATACATTTATAGAAAATTTACCTTCGGATAAAATTCTTGAAAACTCAAGAAGACAAGTTCCTGAAGCAGTTTTTAGTTTTGTAGAACCTAAAAAAACGGCAAATCCAAAAGTACTGCACGTTTCTAATGAAATGCTTCAAGAACTTGGAATTACTAAAGAAGAAGCCAACTCAGAACACTTTAAAAAAGTAGTTACAGGAAATGAAATTTATCCAAATACAAAGCCTTATGCAATGTGTTATGGAGGTCATCAATTTGGGAATTGGGCTGGACAATTAGGAGATGGAAGAGCCATTAATTTATTTGAAGTTGAGCATCAACATAAAAACTGGAAAGTGCAATTAAAAGGTGCAGGCGAAACTCCATATTCCAGAAATGCAGATGGTTTGGCTGTTTTACGCTCCTCTATTAGAGAATATTTATGTGCAGAAGCCATGTTTCATTTAGGGGTTCCAACCACAAGATCTTTGTCTTTAAGTTTATCTGGAGATCAAGTTTTGCGAGATGTTTTATACGATGGAAATCCTGCTTACGAAAAAGGTGCAATTGTTTCTAGAATTTCGCCAAGCTTTTTGCGTTTTGGGAATTACGAAATATTTTCAGCAAGGAAAGATGTAAAAAATCTAAAAGTTTTAGTGGATTATACCATCAAACATCATTTTTCTCACTTAGGTGAACCATCCAAAGAAAATTATATCAACTTTTTTAAGGAAGTTTCAGAACGCACTTTACAAATGATAATTCATTGGCAAAGAGTTGGTTTTGTGCATGGAGTTATGAATACTGATAATATGTCAATCTTAGGTTTAACCATCGATTTTGGACCTTATGGTTGGTTAGAAGGTTTCGATTTTGGTTGGACTCCAAACACTACAGATCGTCAAAATAAACGCTACAGATATGGAAATCAGCCAAATATTGGGTTATGGAATTTGTATCAACTAGCCAATGCTTTGTATCCAATTATTGAAGAAGTTGAGCCTTTAGAAGCTATTTTAAATCAATATAAAGTAGATTTTGAAGCACAATCTTTTGCAATGATGAAAAGTAAATTGGGTTTATTTGCAGATGATGAAAATGATTTGCATTTAATTCAAGCTTTGGAAGATAATTTGCAATTGGTAGAAACAGATATGACCATTTTCTTTCGATTGTTAAGCGATTTTTCTGATGTAAAAACAGGTTTTCATTTGATAGAAAATGCTTTTTACGATTTAGAAAACATTTCTGACGAAGTAAAAATGAGATGGATTAATTGGTTCGAAATTTATCAAAATAGATTGGCAAAAGAAACCATTTCATCCGAAGAAAGAAAAGAAAAAATGGATTTAGTAAATCCTAAATATGTGTTGCGAAATTACATGTCTCAATTAGCCATTGATGCTGCAGATAAAGGTGATTATTCTTTAATTGACGAATTATATCAACTCTTAAAAAAACCGTATTCGGAACAACCAAAATACCAAAAATGGTTTGCAAAAAGACCTGAATGGGCTAGAAACAAAGTGGGTTGCTCAATGTTATCTTGTAGTTCGTAA
- a CDS encoding PIN domain-containing protein: MIVITDSNILFSALISPNGTVAKVLKSKSNIQMFAPDFLFEEIENHLDKIVKYSKRSKKDIKAEILFFKEKLQIIHRKDIPKEDVQKAITIVNDIDIDDFLFVSLHFHTKHKLWTSDKELIKGLLKKGLDICITTTQLKKYLYK, from the coding sequence ATGATTGTAATAACTGATAGTAATATTTTATTTAGTGCTTTAATAAGCCCTAATGGAACAGTTGCAAAAGTTTTAAAATCAAAAAGTAATATTCAAATGTTTGCTCCTGATTTTTTATTTGAAGAAATTGAAAATCATCTTGATAAAATTGTAAAGTATTCTAAAAGAAGTAAAAAAGATATAAAAGCAGAAATTTTATTCTTTAAAGAGAAATTACAAATCATACATCGAAAAGACATTCCAAAAGAGGATGTTCAAAAAGCAATAACGATTGTAAATGATATAGATATCGACGATTTTCTTTTTGTGTCCCTTCACTTTCATACAAAACACAAACTTTGGACTTCAGACAAAGAACTCATAAAAGGTTTACTTAAAAAAGGACTTGATATTTGTATTACTACAACTCAACTAAAGAAGTACTTGTACAAATAA
- the msrA gene encoding peptide-methionine (S)-S-oxide reductase MsrA, which produces MSKNIQIATIGGGCFWCTEAVFQKVKGVEKVVSGYAGGNVPGKPTYREICSGLTGHAEVIQITFDANIVSYQDLLIIFMTTHDPTTLNQQGADRGTQYRSVIYYHDEQQQKIAAEVLKQVQQYYGNKIVTELSALPTFYIAENEHQNYYRENTRQGYCTYVIEPKLATLRKLHADKLN; this is translated from the coding sequence ATGAGTAAAAACATACAAATTGCCACAATTGGTGGTGGCTGTTTTTGGTGTACAGAAGCAGTTTTTCAAAAAGTAAAAGGCGTAGAAAAAGTAGTTTCTGGTTATGCAGGTGGTAATGTTCCAGGCAAACCAACTTACAGAGAAATTTGCTCGGGTTTAACTGGTCATGCAGAAGTTATTCAAATTACTTTTGATGCAAATATAGTGTCATATCAAGATTTATTAATCATTTTTATGACGACTCACGATCCTACAACATTAAATCAACAAGGTGCAGATAGAGGAACTCAATACAGATCTGTTATTTATTATCATGATGAACAGCAACAAAAAATTGCAGCAGAAGTTTTAAAGCAAGTTCAACAATATTATGGAAATAAAATTGTGACTGAACTAAGTGCTTTACCAACTTTTTATATTGCAGAAAATGAACATCAAAATTATTATAGAGAGAATACAAGACAAGGATATTGTACCTATGTAATTGAACCAAAGCTGGCGACATTAAGAAAATTACACGCTGATAAACTAAATTAA
- the msrB gene encoding peptide-methionine (R)-S-oxide reductase MsrB — protein sequence MLTWKDVISFASKGNPTPDKTVQKTDKEWKAQLTEEQFRITRLKGTERPHSGELCSIYDEGQYNCVCCNTPLFDSTIKFESSSGWPSFTQPIKENAIKYVKDTTLGMIRVEVLCNTCDAHLGHIFPDGPAPSGLRYCINSESMVLDKK from the coding sequence ATGTTAACGTGGAAAGATGTCATTAGTTTCGCAAGTAAAGGAAACCCAACTCCTGATAAAACAGTTCAAAAAACAGATAAAGAATGGAAAGCTCAATTAACTGAAGAACAATTTAGAATTACGAGATTAAAAGGAACTGAAAGACCACATTCAGGTGAATTATGCAGTATTTATGATGAAGGCCAATACAACTGTGTTTGTTGTAATACGCCTCTTTTCGATTCTACCATAAAGTTCGAATCGAGTTCTGGCTGGCCAAGTTTTACACAACCCATTAAAGAAAATGCCATAAAGTATGTCAAAGACACAACTTTAGGTATGATTAGAGTTGAAGTTCTTTGCAATACTTGCGATGCTCATTTAGGACACATTTTTCCTGATGGCCCAGCTCCAAGTGGTTTGCGTTATTGCATAAATTCTGAATCGATGGTTTTAGATAAAAAATAA
- a CDS encoding Pycsar system effector family protein, protein MKALLLEVEKFVNNLLSKKLHSNYLYHNLGHTQRVVEKTKEISENLGLTLIDAENLEIAAWFHDTGFTESDENHEEKSVKIAVEFLKSHKFAEDRIQIVADLILVTKMNAVPKTNLEEILKDADAAHLASKDFFKFNSLLRKEWELVLGKKYTNKEWIALNLSFFTQKHRYYTDFTLKNWSKDKEKNLSKILKNQKKLKKDNKKFKQKEEALNLKKNKSIVPERGVETMFRVALRNHITLSDIADTKANILLSVNAIIVSLALSSLLPKLDNPSNSHLFVPTIIFIIFTVISIVLSILATRPNVTEGKFTKEDVANRKVNLLFFGNFHQMKLEDFEWGISEMMQDREYLYGSLTKDLYFLGLVLNRKYKILRITYTVFMTGIIVSVLAFAFSFYFQEMVV, encoded by the coding sequence ATGAAAGCATTATTACTAGAAGTTGAAAAATTTGTAAATAATTTATTGAGTAAGAAATTACATTCAAATTATTTGTATCATAATTTAGGACATACACAGAGAGTTGTAGAAAAAACTAAGGAAATTTCAGAAAATTTAGGACTTACTTTAATTGATGCTGAAAATTTAGAAATTGCAGCTTGGTTTCATGATACTGGTTTTACAGAAAGTGACGAAAATCATGAGGAGAAAAGTGTTAAAATTGCTGTTGAATTTTTAAAATCGCACAAATTTGCTGAGGATAGAATTCAAATTGTTGCTGATTTAATTTTGGTCACAAAAATGAATGCGGTTCCTAAAACTAATTTGGAAGAAATTTTGAAAGATGCAGATGCAGCTCATTTAGCTTCCAAAGATTTTTTCAAATTTAATTCCTTATTAAGAAAAGAGTGGGAGTTAGTTTTAGGAAAAAAATATACTAACAAAGAATGGATTGCTTTAAATTTATCTTTTTTTACTCAAAAACATCGCTATTACACAGATTTTACGCTAAAAAATTGGAGTAAGGATAAGGAGAAGAATCTATCTAAAATTTTAAAAAACCAAAAAAAATTAAAGAAAGATAATAAGAAATTTAAGCAAAAAGAAGAAGCTTTAAATCTTAAGAAAAATAAAAGTATTGTTCCTGAAAGGGGAGTAGAAACAATGTTTAGAGTTGCATTAAGAAACCATATTACTTTAAGTGATATTGCAGATACAAAAGCCAATATTTTACTTTCTGTAAATGCAATTATTGTTTCTTTGGCATTATCTAGTTTGCTTCCTAAATTAGACAACCCTTCTAATTCACATTTATTTGTACCAACTATTATTTTTATAATTTTTACAGTAATTTCTATAGTTTTATCAATTTTAGCAACAAGACCAAATGTTACTGAAGGTAAATTTACAAAAGAAGACGTAGCCAATAGAAAAGTTAATTTGTTGTTCTTTGGTAATTTTCATCAAATGAAATTAGAAGATTTTGAATGGGGGATTTCTGAAATGATGCAAGACAGAGAATATCTTTATGGCTCATTAACCAAAGATTTATACTTTTTAGGCTTGGTTTTAAATAGAAAATATAAAATATTAAGAATTACCTACACTGTTTTTATGACAGGTATTATTGTAAGTGTTTTAGCTTTTGCTTTTTCTTTTTATTTTCAGGAAATGGTGGTTTAA